CGAAGATCCGATCCACCTCTAAGATCCGGAAGCTTGCGGCATCGAGCACCCCCGGGCGGACGCCGCTAAGCGCACGAACCGAGCTTGCGACATCGCGGTTTCGCGCAATGCTCTCGTAGAAATCTCTTACGGCTTCACTCATAGTCCGTCCCCGAAAGTCAATTTAGATTTCGCCACCACGGGGTATGCAACCCCGTGGGGCGACCAAAGGGGAGAGCTGCGCCTCTCCCCTTTGGGAATCCCATCGCTAAGGTCCCCGCGGCAAGACCGCGGGGAATAGATTTTATCGATGGGTATTGTAAGCCAGCGGGTTGACTAAATCGAAAGGTACGCCCTCGCGGTCAAAACGATTGCAAAACCGCGTGAGATGAGAATAATAACGCGGCCATGAGCGCGGATATCCTCATCGACGTGCAACACCTTTACCGCTACTACGGCGAGGTCTGCGCCGTCAATGACGTGAGCTTTTCGGTCCGCCGCGGCGAGGTATTGGGTTTACTCGGTCCCAATGGCGCGGGTAAAACCAGTACCATGCAGATGATCAGTGGGACCCTGGCCCCAAGCGCCGGCGCCATCACGGTCGGCGGTATCGACATCCTCGAATCACCCAAGGCGGCCAAAGCCAATCTCGGCTATCTTCCCGAGCATCCCCCCTTGTACCGGGACATGAGAGTCGATGAATACCTTTTTTATTGCGCGCGGCTGCATAGGATCCACCGCCATCAATGCGGCGCCGTGCTCGCCAAAATCAAGTCGCGCTGCGGCTTAGGGGACGCCGGACGGCGGCTCATCGGCAACCTGTCGAAGGGCTACCAGCAACGCGTCGGAATCGCGCAGGCGATTTTGCACGCGCCCGCGGTGGTGATTCTCGATGAACCGACGGTCGGGCTCGACCCCATCCAAATCCGAGAGATCCGGGATCTCATCGGCGAGTTACGCGGCGATCACAGCGTCATCCTCTCGACCCATATTCTTCCCGAGGTGCAAGCCGTCTGCGACCGGGTGCTGATCATTCACCAAGGCCGCCTGGTGCTGGACGATTCCGTGGAGCGCCTGACGCGTCGACAGCCGGTGACCGGGCTTCGCATTGCCCTGCGGCAACCGCCCGATGTAGCGCAGCTGCAAGCCATCGCGGGCGTCGACCAAGTTGAGCGATTGGACTCCAACCGCTTTGTCCTGCGACATCCGCCGGATCGCAATCCCGCGGATGGCGTGGTCGATCTGGCGGTGCAGCGGCGCTGGGGCTTATTCGAGCTTGTTCCCGAAACCCGTTCGCTGGAAGAGACCTTCGTGCAACTGACCGCCGGTGAGAGACTGGCAGGAGGGGAGCAGCCGCTGGAGGAGGCGTTCCCATGATCGCCGTCATCGCCGATCGCGAGTTCCGCGCACTTTTCGGATCGCCTTTGGCATGGGCGATCCTTGCCGTGGTCCAGGTGCTCCTAGCCTACGTTTTTCTAACGCGCATCCAGCTCTTCGTGGAATTTCAGCCGCGTCTTTTGGGCCTGGAACGCTCTCCCGGACTGACCGATATTGTCGTCGCCCCTCTCTTCGGCAGCGCCGGCATCGTGCTCCTCCTGGTCGCGCCCATGCTCACCATGCGCATGATCGCCGAGGAACGGCGTAACGGGACCTTGCAACTCCTCTACGCCGCCCCGGTCTCCATGCTTGAGATCGTGCTAGGGAAATTCCTCGGACTCATGGCCTTTTTCCTGGTGACGCTCTTGATGATCGCCGCCATGCCGCTGTCGCTGCTCCTGGGCGGCGGCCTCGACCTCGGACAGTTCGCTGCGGGACTTTTAGGCCTCGGTTTGCTCTTGGCGGCGTTTGTCGCCGTGGGACTGTTCCTGTCCTCCGTGACGGACCATCCCACCGTCGCGGGGATTGCGAGCTTCGGCGCGCTCTTGCTCCTTTGGATCATCGAGTGGCCCGCCGGATCCGAGGAAGGCACGGGCCTTTTTGCCTACTTATCCATGGTGCGTCACTTTCAATCCTTGCTCAAGGGGGTGTTCAATTCGGTGGACGTGTTTTATTTTCTACTCTTGATCGCCGTGTTCCTGATTCTCACCGTGTGGCGGCTGGACGCGGACCGGCTGCAACACTAGGGTGCGGGACGTCTAAGGATGCTGATCTCCGCCAAGACCCGCCGTCATCTCCGCATCAACAGTACGCTTTTCGCCGCGTTCCTCATCGGGATAGCCGGCATGCTCGCGTGGCTCAGCACCCGCTATGGCATCACGGCCGATTGGACTAGCACCGGCCGCCATACCCTGTCGGAAGCCAGCGCGGCTCTGCTGAAACGATTGGATAAACCGGTGGAAATAACAGCCTATGCCCGCCCCGATCCCGCGCTCCGCGATCTGATCCAGGGCCTCGTGGACCGTTACCGCCGCGTTCAGCCGAATATTACGCTGCGCTTTGTGAACCCCGATACCGCCCCTGATGAGCTGCGCGAGCTCGGCATCCGCGTGGACGGAGAGCTCGTGGTCCGCTATGGCGGCCGTGGCGAACAGGTTCAGGAACATAGCGAAGAACAGTTGAGCAACGCGTTGCAGCGGCTGCTGCGCACCGGGGAACGCTGGATCGTGTTCCTCGAAGGACACGGCGAGCGCGATCCCCAAGGCGATGCCAACCACGATCTATCGCAATGGGCGCAACGTTTGACTGGCCGGGGGCTTAAGGTGCAAGGGATCAACCTCGGCGCAAAGGCGGTTATCCCCGACAACACCTCCGTGCTGGTGATCGCCAGCCCGCAGGTCCGGTTCCTGCCCGGCGAGGTCGATCTCGTCCTGCGTTACCTCGACAGGGGCGGTAATCTGCTCTGGCTGGCCGAGCCCGGCTCGCTCCAGGGCCTCGAACGCCTTGCCGAGGCGCTTGGCCTGGTTCTGGAACGCGGTACGATCGTGGACCCCGCCACAGCGCTTTTCGGCATCGATCATCCCGCCATGGCGCCGGTGACGAACTACGGCCCCGAGATCCCCGTCGCGGGGTCCCGGTTTATCACGGTATTTCCCTACGCCCGCGCCATCAAGCTAAATCCCAAGAAGGGCTGGCGGGGCGCGCCCATCTTGAGCGTGGGATCGCAAACCTGGGCCGAGACAGGCAAGCTCGAAGGCGAGATTGCTTACGATCAAGGCAAGGATCTGCAAGGGCCGCTCGATATCGGCGTGCGCCTGACTCGTGAGCGGCCGGCGCGGGACAAGAGCGCGGGAACACCACGCACGGCAGCGGATAAAAACGCCGATAAAGCCGGTGAGCAGCGCGTAATCGTGGTCGGTGACGGCGATTTTCTATCCAACAGTTATCTCGGGAACAGCGGCAACCTCGACCTCGGCCTCAGAATCATCAACTGGCTCGCCACGGATGATATTCTCGTCGATGTACCCGCCCACCGCAGCGTGGATACCAAGCTCGACCTCACCGATACCGAAACCGCGATCATCGGCTTCGGATTCCTGTTCCTGATACCGGCCTTGCTCGGGGGCATCGGGTTCTACGTGTGGTTGCGGCGCCGGCGCGCATAGCGATGAGTGTCATAGGCGCGCGGCTGCGCCTCAATGCCATCCTGCTGGCGGTACTCTCAGTGCTTGTGTTCGTCGTGATCTCGGAACCGGGCAAGCAAGAGGAAGCGCCCCGGCCGACGATCAGCTCCATCGCGCCGAAAAGCGTGAACAGCATCCGCATCGCCCGTCCCGGCGGGGAAAACGTTGAACTTCACAAAGAAGGCGGGCACTGGTTGTTAAAACAACCCTTCTCGGTGCGCGCCGATGAACCGCGGGTCCAGGCTCTACTCGACTTTCTGGAAGACGAGAGTCAAGACGCGTTCCCGGCCAAGGATCATGATCTCAAGCGCTTCGGCCTCGCAGAACCGGCGATACGCTTGCAAGTCGACGACTCGCTCTTTACCTTCGGCGACGCGAATCCCTTGAGCGGCCGGCGCTACGTGCTTCACGAGGATACGATTCACCTCGCCGCCGACACGATCTACCCGGCCTTAACGGTCTCGGCGGAGGAGCTCGCGACTCCGCGTCTCCTCCAAGAGGGGACCGAACCGGTCAAATTGACCTTGCCGAAATACGTGCTTTCACGCGGCGCCAAGGGCCACTGGAAATTATCGCCGCCCGACCCGCGGATTAGCTCCGCTGCGCTGCAAAAGCTGGTAGATGAATGGCGGTACGCTCAGGCTCTTGCCGTGCGCCGAAAGCAGGAAAGAACATCGCAAGGGACGATAAGGATCGAGTTTCGGGCGGGGACACCGGTCCAGTTTGAGATCCTTGCGAAAAACCCTGAATTCATCTTGGCGCGTTCCGATCTCGAGTTGGAGTACGCAATGCCCGCCGAGACGGGTCAGCGTCTGCTCGAACCTCAAAAGGCTACCAAGCCGCCCGCGGCGGCGAAGAGTACACCCGCGTCGCCCGAAAAGCCGCTAACCCCCCGACAATAGCGGCGTCGCGGCGTGCGCCGCCAAGCCCGGACCAATAGGACTGGATCCGCTTAAGCCGCCGCTTGACCCAAATGATCGGCGAACACCACGCGATCGCGGCCTTCCCGCTTTGCCTGAGAAAGCGCGTGCTCCGCGAGCTTCAGCAATTCGTCCGGGTGCGAATCTATCTCGGGGACACGCGTAGCGACGCCGAGGCTTACGGTCACGTGAGGCGCGACAGGTGAATGGGCATGGGGTATGTCGAGGTGCGCTATCGCGGCGCGGATCGACTCCGCCAGGCTTATTCCGCCCATCTGGTTGATCTCGGGAAGAATCAGCGCGAACTCGGTTTCCCCATAACGTGCGACTAGATCACCGGCACGTTTGCCCTCGGTGTAGAGTTTCTCGGCCACACGACGCAGGCACTCATTGCCGGCCGCGGATCCGTATTCGACGTTGAAGCTTTTAAAACTGTCAATATCGACCAAAACCAAGGAGACGGCTCTTCCGCTACGCTTGGCGCGTTGCCATTCCACCGGAAATACCTCGTCGAATCGGCAGCGGTCCGCGATCGCGATACCCGTCAAACTGTCCATCTGCGTCATAGCGTTATCCTACAGAGCGTTGCGGAGTCCTTGACCATCGTAGCGATGGCAATCAAGATGTTCGTGGACTCGACTCCGTTCCTCGTTACACGTTGCGATGTAGTAATTCTAATACACCAAGGCAATCTTTATACCTAGCCAAGGGATCCTCGAGTCCGCGGTGCAGGACGGGGAGTCTGCTTAACGCTATCATGCCGGCCGCGCGGGCTAGCGCGTTAGCGTAGAATCCACACGAAATCCTCGCGCCGAATCCATGCCCGAGCTCCCGGAAGTCGAAACCACGTTGCGCGGGATCACACCGTATCTTCTCGGCAACACCGTGGCCGCCGTGCTGGTGCGCGACGGGCGCTTGCGCTGGCCCGTCGCGCCGGAGTTGCGGCGTGAGCTGCCCGGCCGATCGGTGGCCGGGGTGCGGCGGCGCGGCAAGTATCTTCTCATCAGTTTTGAGCATGGGCATGTCATCCTTCACCTAGGCATGTCCGGCAGCTTGCGAATACTCCCCAGCGATACGCCACCGGAGAAACATGATCACGTCGATCTTGTATTAATTGACGCGCTTTGCTTGCGGCTGCGCGATCCGCGCCGCTTCGGCGCCGTACTCTGGACCCGTGAACCGGCGTTAACCCATCCGTTGCTGGCGAAATTGGGACCGGAGCCCTGGGATGTCCACGGTGATTATCTCCATCAACGGGCGCAAGGGCGGCGGCAAGCGGTTAAATCCTTTATTATGAACAGTAAAACGGTGGTAGGCGTGGGGAATATCTACGCCAACGAGTCACTGTTCGCGGCTGGTATTCATCCGGCCCGGCCGGCGCGTAGCGTCTCGCGGCTACGTTATGCGCGCCTCGCCAGCAGCATCCGCCGCGTGTTGGATGACGCCATCGACGCGGGCGGCACGACCTTGCGCGACTTCGTCGACAGCCGTGGGCGGCCCGGATACTTTGCTCAAAACCTCGAGGTTTACGATCGCGGCGGCCTTGTCTGCCACCACTGCGGCGCGCGCGTAAGGCATAAGCGGATCGGTCAGCGCTCGGCGTATTTCTGTATCATGTGCCAGCGCTAGACCTGGTCAGTGTTGGACGCTGTTTGACAACGCCTCGAAAGCAAAGCCGTTGAATCGTCTGATTGCGCTCGATTGGCTGCGAGGGTTGGTCATGGTGCTCATGGCCTTGGATCACGCCTCGATCTTCTATAATCCAGGACGGCTGGCGCTGGATTCGGCAGCGACCTATATAGCGGGTGTACCCCTACCGCCGGAGCAGTTTCTAACGCGGTGGCTAACGCATCTGTGTGCGCCGACGTTCGTTTTCCTTGCAGGCACGGTACTCGCCCTGAGGATCGATCAACGCGTGGCCCGCGCAGATCCGCCGCAAGATATCGACCGGGACCTATTGATCCGCGGCGCGGTGGTTGCTTCCTTCGACCTCGTGTTCGCCCCCCTCATTGGGGGCAAATGGGTGTTGCAAGTCATGTTCGCCATCGGGGCGAGCATGGTGCTGATGGTCGCCCTACGCCGTGTGGGTGATGCTTGGCTCTTGCTGCTCGCGCTGGGGTGGTTTGTTGGCGGAGAATTGCTTGCTACCCACTTTTTTTGGGTGCCGGGCCAACGCGACCCACCGGTCGGGCTCGCCGTCCTCATGGCGGTGTACTACAGTCCGCATCTCGTCATCCTCTATCCCGTACTGCCTTGGCTCGCGGTCATGCTGAGCGGATGGGTATTTGGGCGTTACCTGTCGAAGAAGGGCGCAAGTCCACAAAACTACCCGGTGAGGTTACTAGCCTTGCTGGGGGTCGGGCTGGTTTGGATATATATCGTGGTCCGCGCGGCCAATGGTTATGGCAACATGGGGCTGTTACGCGGCGATGAGGGCTGGGTGCAATGGCTACATGTCAGCAAGTACCCGCCAAGCCTGAGCTTTATAACGATGGAACTTGGTTTAATGGCCTTGATATGCGCGGCGCTAATGGTTCTAGAAGGCTACATCAAGCCGAGCCGCAACAATCTCCTGGTCGTCTTTGGCCAGACACCGCTGTTCTTCTACTTTCTACATTTCTCGCTCCTAGCGTTATCAGCGGGCGTACTCGGGGTCGGGGGTGCGGGTGGACTCGCGTGGGCCTATGGTGCAGCGGGCATTGTCCTTACGGTTCTGTATCCCTTCTGTCGTTGGTATCGAAACTACAAGTTCGCGCATCCTCAATCCCTAACGCGTTATTTCTAGCGGATGCTCTGTCTAGTGCGAGTGTAGGTGCTGCCGGCCGGCAACCCGAGTGGCCTTACGCACCAGCGGATCCTTCTCCTTGTCGCCGAAATCGGCGAAGTCGACCCGGCGATACCCGGCGAGCGTTTCTGTCTTGCTGCGCGGTACGGGCGCAGCGTCGACAGGCCAGGTCCCGATCAAGCGTGTGACGATCCGACGGCTCTGATCACGGCGTTCGATTAATAACGGAAGCGAGATCGAAACTAACCAGTGCACTTCCGTCGAGACGCCCTCGAGCGCGCCGCGAAAGACCTTGACCAAACCAGTTTTTGCCTTGCGCGAGCTTATTTCCTTGAGGTCTGTTCCGAGTGCCTGGGGATCGATAAGGGATTGCAGATGACGCCACGACAGCTGATTGTGCATGGCAGCGAGATCGCCGGGGTAATAGTCGACCACGGCTCGGTCGTCGGGGAAGACCTGCTCCTTGGAGATACGTCCCTTGCTATCCCTCGACCAGATTTCGCTGAACACGCCGCCCACCGTGCGGGTTTCGACCCGCTGGTCAGCGCGCCACAGATACCAGCGCAACGGCGCGTGGCCCTGTGCCGTGGTCTGATCTCCCTCGGCAAGCCCCTGCGTCTCGTATAGCGCGGCGAGTGGCGGGAACGCTCTCGCCGGCGCCGCGGCCGGGTCATGATCATGGCTCTCGCGGGTGCCGGTCGCCTCTATCTCCCTCGGAACCCCCTGCAGGGTTGCGGACAACACGATCAAGAGCCATCCAGTCGTTATTTTGAGTCGATCCATGTGAATCCCGTGGTAGCGATAGCGCCTATTCAAAAGCATGGGAAGGCGTCCCTGCCTTCCCGGCTGACTGGCGTAGCCACCCGATGAGCACAACTTATGACGTTGAGCCCGCTTAGAAGCGGAAGGCTTCCTTCATCACGTGATAGATCCAGTTCTGTTCCATGACGCCGCGCACGAGGTGCGCTTTGGGACCGCTGGCGTAGATCGCCACATCCTCACCCGAATGCGTTTCCGAAGAGAGCGGTACCGTCGATTCCGGCATGAAGCCCGGTACCGTGGTGTCGACGCTGGTCATGTCGGGCCGCAATGCGCCGTTGGTGAAGGACGCCGGATCGTGCGGGAATGTCTTGAGGCCGGCAGGCTGGAGATCGGACGCACCGGTGTACCCGGGGCCGTTGGCATAGCTCAGCGTGGTGTAAGGCAGACCGAGCGCATCGCTTTGGAGTTCCGTCGGATCGCCGTCTACGTTCGGCACCTCAGCTACTTTACCGAGGATCGGGTTGCCGCGATGGGGGTAGCCGGCGATCGTGAACACATGACTGTGGTCGGCGGTCACGATGATGAGCGTCTTGTCGGGATCGGTCATCTCGTAAGCTTTTTGGATTGCCTTCGCGAACTCGATGGTGTCGGTGAGGGCCCGATAAGGGTTACCAGCGTGGTGTGCGTGGTCGATGCGCCCGCTCTCCACGTGCAGGTAGAAGCCCCGCTTGTTATTCTTAAGCATCTGGATCGCCTTCGCGGTCATCTCGGACAGCGAGGGCTCACCCCCCGTGTCGCTCGCACGGTCATGCTCGTATTCCACATGCGAGCGTTCGAACAACCCGAGCAAGTAGCTGGTCGCCGCTGGATCCGCCGCGTCGAAGCCTGCCTGGTCATAGACAAACTTGGCGCCGGTGCCGCGCGTGCTCACCCACTCGGCGGTCAGGTCGCGGCCATCCTTGCGGCGACCCATGTTGGTGCCGCCGTCTTCCGGATCGACCAGGGTGTCCGGTTGAAAATAGGACCGACCGCCGCCCAGGGCAACCTTCAGGCTGTCCTTGACTGCGTTCGGCAGCTCGATGAGTTGGCGGGCGATATCTTTCACCATGCAGGAACCAGCGGGCAATCCGTTCGTTTCCTCATGCGAGCGGATCTCGCTGTCACTCTCCCAGTCACGCACCGCCGTGTGCGCGTAGTTCGCGGCCGGGGTCGCATGCGTCAGCCGCGCGGTCGTGACCACGCCGGTGTGTTTACCGGCATGGGCAGCCTGCTCGAGGATCGTCTCTAGCGACTTCGAGGCGATCACTCCCGGATCGCACTCATAGCGTGCCGTGGTGTGGTCGACCGCGAGCATGCTCTCGCGCGCCTTGTAGCCGGTGACCATGGCGGTGCTCGTCGGTGCAGAATCGGGGGTCTGCTGGTCCCAAGAATAAACCTTGGACAGCGCGACATAGGGCAACTTCTCGAAGAACAAGCTATGCTCCTCACCGGGCTTACCCATCTGCTGCCCTTCCAAGATGCGGGCAGCCGTCACGGTAGAGACTCCCATGCCATCACCGACAAAGAAGATCACATTCTTGGCCCGGTGCCTTATCGGGAAAAGCTTTTTTGCGTTCTCTATGTACTCCTGGCCGGCATCGAACCAGTCGGATACCGATTCGGGTCCTTGTACCGCGGGCTCGGCCCCGATCGCCACGGGAGCCGCCACCGTTGTAGCGAGGGTGAAGAAAGCGCTGCGTACGGCCAGATTCGGGTGTTTGTGTTTCATCAACTCACTCCTTTGTCTCTTAAAGGAACTGCGCATTACGGACACGCCAACCGTACCAGCCTTTTGTGACGCGCTCATTACGTTTTAGTGAACATGAGGAGAGTGGGCCCAAACGAGATGGGTGTAGGTCGCAAACTGATCAATGGAGGCGACGGCGCCGTAGTGCTACGACGTTGTCCGGTGGGGTAACGTCCGTATGGTAGGTTTGGTCGCCTGACCGCGCTACGACGTCAGCGGTTCACCCACGGCGTCGCCTCGTAGACGAGGAGCTGGGCCTGGTTGTCAGTCTCGGTCATGAAGTAGACGCGCATCGAGCGATTGCCGACCGGCTCGGCCCAGAACGCATTGTGCGACAGCGCCAGCCCGGGGTTGGGACCACTGCCCTCGTCGACGAATCCATTGACCGGGACCTGATGCGCAGGCCGCGCGCGGCGGAGGTCGACGAGATCGAGGCCGCCGAACGCGATCGAACCGAACGGCGTGCTGTAGCCGCCCACGCCGCCACAGAGCATGTACTCGACGCCTTGGTAGTGGCAGTCCTGGTAGTCGATGTAGGCCTCCGTTCGGCACCCAGTGCGATTGCTCGACCTGCAAAGCGCCGCGCTTCGGCCCCTTGAGCCTCCATGTGTAGAGACGCGCGAGCCCCAGCTGACACCGTGCATCGTGCCGCCGTGCACGTTGTGCACGATGCCGCCGATGTGGTCGTCTTCTCCGAACACCGGCTCGGCCTCGAGCGAATCCGGATCGACTCGATACACCTGGCTCC
This region of Pseudomonadota bacterium genomic DNA includes:
- a CDS encoding DUF4340 domain-containing protein, producing the protein MSVIGARLRLNAILLAVLSVLVFVVISEPGKQEEAPRPTISSIAPKSVNSIRIARPGGENVELHKEGGHWLLKQPFSVRADEPRVQALLDFLEDESQDAFPAKDHDLKRFGLAEPAIRLQVDDSLFTFGDANPLSGRRYVLHEDTIHLAADTIYPALTVSAEELATPRLLQEGTEPVKLTLPKYVLSRGAKGHWKLSPPDPRISSAALQKLVDEWRYAQALAVRRKQERTSQGTIRIEFRAGTPVQFEILAKNPEFILARSDLELEYAMPAETGQRLLEPQKATKPPAAAKSTPASPEKPLTPRQ
- a CDS encoding GGDEF domain-containing protein, encoding MTQMDSLTGIAIADRCRFDEVFPVEWQRAKRSGRAVSLVLVDIDSFKSFNVEYGSAAGNECLRRVAEKLYTEGKRAGDLVARYGETEFALILPEINQMGGISLAESIRAAIAHLDIPHAHSPVAPHVTVSLGVATRVPEIDSHPDELLKLAEHALSQAKREGRDRVVFADHLGQAAA
- a CDS encoding GldG family protein encodes the protein MLISAKTRRHLRINSTLFAAFLIGIAGMLAWLSTRYGITADWTSTGRHTLSEASAALLKRLDKPVEITAYARPDPALRDLIQGLVDRYRRVQPNITLRFVNPDTAPDELRELGIRVDGELVVRYGGRGEQVQEHSEEQLSNALQRLLRTGERWIVFLEGHGERDPQGDANHDLSQWAQRLTGRGLKVQGINLGAKAVIPDNTSVLVIASPQVRFLPGEVDLVLRYLDRGGNLLWLAEPGSLQGLERLAEALGLVLERGTIVDPATALFGIDHPAMAPVTNYGPEIPVAGSRFITVFPYARAIKLNPKKGWRGAPILSVGSQTWAETGKLEGEIAYDQGKDLQGPLDIGVRLTRERPARDKSAGTPRTAADKNADKAGEQRVIVVGDGDFLSNSYLGNSGNLDLGLRIINWLATDDILVDVPAHRSVDTKLDLTDTETAIIGFGFLFLIPALLGGIGFYVWLRRRRA
- a CDS encoding ABC transporter permease; the encoded protein is MIAVIADREFRALFGSPLAWAILAVVQVLLAYVFLTRIQLFVEFQPRLLGLERSPGLTDIVVAPLFGSAGIVLLLVAPMLTMRMIAEERRNGTLQLLYAAPVSMLEIVLGKFLGLMAFFLVTLLMIAAMPLSLLLGGGLDLGQFAAGLLGLGLLLAAFVAVGLFLSSVTDHPTVAGIASFGALLLLWIIEWPAGSEEGTGLFAYLSMVRHFQSLLKGVFNSVDVFYFLLLIAVFLILTVWRLDADRLQH
- a CDS encoding heparan-alpha-glucosaminide N-acetyltransferase domain-containing protein; this encodes MNRLIALDWLRGLVMVLMALDHASIFYNPGRLALDSAATYIAGVPLPPEQFLTRWLTHLCAPTFVFLAGTVLALRIDQRVARADPPQDIDRDLLIRGAVVASFDLVFAPLIGGKWVLQVMFAIGASMVLMVALRRVGDAWLLLLALGWFVGGELLATHFFWVPGQRDPPVGLAVLMAVYYSPHLVILYPVLPWLAVMLSGWVFGRYLSKKGASPQNYPVRLLALLGVGLVWIYIVVRAANGYGNMGLLRGDEGWVQWLHVSKYPPSLSFITMELGLMALICAALMVLEGYIKPSRNNLLVVFGQTPLFFYFLHFSLLALSAGVLGVGGAGGLAWAYGAAGIVLTVLYPFCRWYRNYKFAHPQSLTRYF
- a CDS encoding ABC transporter ATP-binding protein — protein: MSADILIDVQHLYRYYGEVCAVNDVSFSVRRGEVLGLLGPNGAGKTSTMQMISGTLAPSAGAITVGGIDILESPKAAKANLGYLPEHPPLYRDMRVDEYLFYCARLHRIHRHQCGAVLAKIKSRCGLGDAGRRLIGNLSKGYQQRVGIAQAILHAPAVVILDEPTVGLDPIQIREIRDLIGELRGDHSVILSTHILPEVQAVCDRVLIIHQGRLVLDDSVERLTRRQPVTGLRIALRQPPDVAQLQAIAGVDQVERLDSNRFVLRHPPDRNPADGVVDLAVQRRWGLFELVPETRSLEETFVQLTAGERLAGGEQPLEEAFP
- a CDS encoding DUF6454 family protein; translated protein: MRGWTTFHTQGMVKIDGTFFVSSVEVLEATVRNGTETDALYDFSIDRSEGRGRGWLFKFDADGRLLGQVELTDGAIYHPGGIDYDGEHIWVPVAEYRPNSRSQVYRVDPDSLEAEPVFGEDDHIGGIVHNVHGGTMHGVSWGSRVSTHGGSRGRSAALCRSSNRTGCRTEAYIDYQDCHYQGVEYMLCGGVGGYSTPFGSIAFGGLDLVDLRRARPAHQVPVNGFVDEGSGPNPGLALSHNAFWAEPVGNRSMRVYFMTETDNQAQLLVYEATPWVNR
- the mutM gene encoding bifunctional DNA-formamidopyrimidine glycosylase/DNA-(apurinic or apyrimidinic site) lyase, coding for MPELPEVETTLRGITPYLLGNTVAAVLVRDGRLRWPVAPELRRELPGRSVAGVRRRGKYLLISFEHGHVILHLGMSGSLRILPSDTPPEKHDHVDLVLIDALCLRLRDPRRFGAVLWTREPALTHPLLAKLGPEPWDVHGDYLHQRAQGRRQAVKSFIMNSKTVVGVGNIYANESLFAAGIHPARPARSVSRLRYARLASSIRRVLDDAIDAGGTTLRDFVDSRGRPGYFAQNLEVYDRGGLVCHHCGARVRHKRIGQRSAYFCIMCQR
- a CDS encoding alkaline phosphatase → MKHKHPNLAVRSAFFTLATTVAAPVAIGAEPAVQGPESVSDWFDAGQEYIENAKKLFPIRHRAKNVIFFVGDGMGVSTVTAARILEGQQMGKPGEEHSLFFEKLPYVALSKVYSWDQQTPDSAPTSTAMVTGYKARESMLAVDHTTARYECDPGVIASKSLETILEQAAHAGKHTGVVTTARLTHATPAANYAHTAVRDWESDSEIRSHEETNGLPAGSCMVKDIARQLIELPNAVKDSLKVALGGGRSYFQPDTLVDPEDGGTNMGRRKDGRDLTAEWVSTRGTGAKFVYDQAGFDAADPAATSYLLGLFERSHVEYEHDRASDTGGEPSLSEMTAKAIQMLKNNKRGFYLHVESGRIDHAHHAGNPYRALTDTIEFAKAIQKAYEMTDPDKTLIIVTADHSHVFTIAGYPHRGNPILGKVAEVPNVDGDPTELQSDALGLPYTTLSYANGPGYTGASDLQPAGLKTFPHDPASFTNGALRPDMTSVDTTVPGFMPESTVPLSSETHSGEDVAIYASGPKAHLVRGVMEQNWIYHVMKEAFRF